The proteins below are encoded in one region of Amycolatopsis magusensis:
- a CDS encoding M20/M25/M40 family metallo-hydrolase → MTDHAAAVRAWLEPRAEEMAELLVRLVAVDSENPPGRALGRCAQVVREAMEKLDLAPEVLELPPSGDLEEPCVVRGTAGTGDRLLYFHGHFDVVPAQDRAQFTAQRRDGRIIGRGAADMKGGIVSMLYGAAAARDLGLLGDGRIVLNLVCDEETGSVVGAGHLREAGLIDANAVAMVTAEPSGGAIWHAARGALSLRVDVRGREAHVGQADRGINAFRHLMDVARPVEAYAEEMAARHTSFPMNEADAPGTMLVVGGLFGGGSNFNVVPGSAYFTVDARYNPEEDLDGELKRLTALIDDAAADAGANVSTEVTQLQPAAATDEAHPAAQTLARCAGEVEGTPPRFEMCSGVLEIRWYAQLGIPAFAYGAGRLDVSHGPDEYIDEAAMRRCAAVYARYAQEMLA, encoded by the coding sequence ATGACCGATCATGCCGCAGCCGTGCGCGCGTGGCTGGAACCACGGGCCGAGGAAATGGCCGAGCTGCTGGTCCGGCTCGTCGCCGTGGACTCGGAGAACCCGCCGGGCCGGGCGCTCGGGCGGTGCGCCCAGGTGGTGCGCGAGGCCATGGAGAAGCTGGACCTGGCTCCCGAGGTGCTCGAACTCCCGCCGTCCGGGGACCTCGAGGAGCCGTGCGTCGTGCGCGGCACCGCCGGGACCGGCGACCGGCTGCTCTACTTCCACGGCCACTTCGACGTGGTCCCGGCGCAGGACCGCGCGCAGTTCACCGCCCAGCGGCGCGACGGCCGGATCATCGGCCGGGGCGCCGCGGACATGAAGGGCGGCATCGTCAGCATGCTCTACGGTGCCGCGGCCGCCAGGGACCTCGGCCTGCTCGGCGACGGCCGGATCGTGCTGAACCTGGTGTGCGACGAGGAAACCGGCAGCGTCGTGGGCGCGGGTCACCTGCGCGAGGCCGGGCTGATCGACGCGAACGCGGTGGCCATGGTGACCGCCGAGCCCAGCGGTGGCGCCATCTGGCACGCCGCCCGCGGCGCGCTTTCCCTGCGGGTGGACGTGCGGGGCCGCGAGGCCCACGTCGGTCAGGCCGACCGGGGGATCAACGCGTTCCGGCACCTGATGGACGTGGCCCGGCCGGTCGAGGCCTACGCCGAGGAGATGGCCGCCCGGCACACCTCGTTCCCGATGAACGAAGCCGACGCGCCGGGCACGATGCTGGTGGTCGGCGGCCTGTTCGGCGGCGGCTCGAACTTCAACGTGGTGCCCGGCTCGGCGTACTTCACCGTGGACGCCCGGTACAACCCCGAAGAGGACCTCGACGGGGAACTCAAGCGCCTGACCGCGTTGATCGACGACGCCGCGGCGGACGCGGGCGCGAACGTGTCCACCGAGGTGACCCAGCTCCAGCCCGCCGCGGCCACCGACGAGGCGCATCCGGCCGCGCAAACGCTTGCCCGCTGCGCCGGGGAGGTCGAAGGCACCCCGCCGCGGTTCGAGATGTGCTCGGGAGTGCTGGAGATCCGGTGGTACGCGCAGCTCGGGATTCCGGCGTTCGCCTATGGCGCGGGCCGCCTGGACGTGTCCCACGGTCCCGACGAGTACATCGACGAGGCCGCGATGCGCCGCTGTGCCGCCGTCTACGCCCGGTACGCGCAGGAGATGCTCGCATGA
- a CDS encoding helix-turn-helix domain-containing protein: MDSRSIAVHAQRLAEVVRRQREARNQSLGDLARSTGLSKTSLARIEAGEGNPSLETLWRLGHAMGLSIGQLIEQPAPALSRVQRAHEGSIVESSKGMRGRLLETDRSHHRTEVFELDLPEGARFESDPHDAGTREVVHCVQGTVACGPAEQLVELEPGDTAYFDGTVTHVYAAGPGGGRAVLIMSYPPDSA; the protein is encoded by the coding sequence ATGGATTCTCGGTCAATAGCGGTTCACGCCCAGCGCCTCGCCGAGGTGGTCCGCCGCCAGCGCGAGGCCCGCAACCAGTCGCTTGGGGACCTGGCCAGGAGCACCGGCCTGTCCAAGACCAGCCTCGCGCGGATCGAGGCGGGGGAGGGCAACCCGTCGCTGGAGACGTTGTGGCGCCTCGGGCACGCCATGGGCCTGAGCATCGGGCAGCTCATCGAGCAGCCGGCCCCGGCGCTCTCCCGGGTGCAGCGCGCCCACGAAGGGTCCATTGTGGAGTCTTCGAAGGGCATGCGCGGCAGGCTGCTGGAGACCGATCGCAGCCACCACCGCACCGAGGTCTTCGAACTGGACCTGCCCGAAGGCGCGCGCTTCGAGAGCGATCCGCACGACGCGGGCACCCGGGAGGTCGTCCACTGCGTGCAGGGCACGGTGGCGTGCGGTCCCGCCGAGCAGCTGGTCGAACTGGAGCCGGGGGACACCGCGTACTTCGACGGCACCGTCACCCACGTCTACGCGGCCGGTCCCGGCGGTGGCCGGGCGGTGCTGATCATGAGCTACCCGCCGGACAGCGCCTGA
- a CDS encoding DUF6401 family natural product biosynthesis protein, protein MCEPVPLETWVTGPVRDTIAGMRADPWHSAVLDHHRDEIRTELRKAGASPDRAALTLYLHVLGHALDYVGTGVPGDALPLTPVHGTGMDWFTIRIAAACQLALDEGIIT, encoded by the coding sequence ATGTGCGAGCCGGTGCCGCTGGAGACCTGGGTAACCGGACCGGTCCGCGACACCATCGCCGGCATGCGGGCCGATCCGTGGCACTCCGCGGTCCTGGACCACCACCGCGACGAGATCCGCACCGAACTGCGCAAGGCGGGCGCCTCGCCGGATCGCGCCGCCCTCACGCTCTACCTGCACGTGCTCGGGCACGCGCTGGACTACGTGGGCACCGGCGTGCCCGGCGACGCCCTGCCGCTCACCCCGGTCCACGGCACCGGCATGGACTGGTTCACCATCCGCATCGCCGCCGCCTGCCAGCTCGCCCTCGACGAAGGCATCATCACCTGA
- a CDS encoding helix-turn-helix domain-containing protein produces MIPDQQDPAAAGKFDDEHYPAYTMGRAADMLGTSQNFLRSLDEAGLIEPQRSAGGHRRYSRHQLRIAARVRELVDQGTAVDAACRIVSLEDQLHEAQRRNSGEQASH; encoded by the coding sequence ATGATCCCTGACCAACAGGACCCGGCCGCGGCCGGCAAGTTCGATGACGAGCACTACCCGGCCTACACCATGGGACGGGCCGCCGACATGCTCGGCACCAGCCAGAACTTCCTGCGCAGCCTGGACGAGGCCGGCCTGATCGAGCCTCAGCGCTCCGCCGGCGGGCATCGTCGTTACTCCCGCCACCAGTTGCGCATCGCCGCGCGGGTGCGGGAACTGGTCGACCAGGGCACCGCCGTCGACGCGGCGTGCCGGATCGTTTCTCTCGAGGACCAGTTGCACGAAGCCCAGCGACGCAACTCCGGCGAGCAGGCTTCACACTGA